CCATGTCGCGTACTGTCTGCGGCCGCTCTGACATCAGCCGCGCGACGAAGGGGTCGGGCAGCTCGCGCGCGAAACCCGCGAGGGCGTCACAGAGCAGGGTGCGGTTGTCGGCGACCTCGATGCTCTCCAGCACCGACAGCAGGGGGATGATGGAGTCCCGGCCCAACACCTGGAGGTAGCGCGACACGTCCGCGGGGTTCTTCGGCCGCGTCGACTTGAGCGACTCGCCCAACCGCATCAGTCGCTGCTCCTCGCCCATCTTGTGGAGGAAGTTCTCCAACATCTTCGCCAGGTCCTCGCTGCCTTCGCGCTGGGACAGCGCGCGCAGCTTGAGGACGATCTGGTTGATGGTGCCGAAGTCGTCCTGGAGGAGGAGCATGTCCAGCAACTGCACGAAGATTTCCTCGAGCAGGGACGCGTCATCCACGCCGCCTTCCACCACCTGGAACACGGCGCTCACCAGCTTGGGGAACAGCCGGGCGTTCTCCTCCTCGGAGACTTCGCGCTGCAGCTTCGCCTTCAGCTCGTCTGAGGCATGCCGTCCACCCACCACGAGTCCGCGAATCTGCTCCACGCCGTCCAGCTTGGCGTCCAGGTCCTCCGCGGACACGCGCGCGAAGCGCAGGTAGTCATCCGAATTCGTCTGCAGGCGCGAGTAGAGGTAGCCCACCACCTTGTCCACCTCGACCTGCACTTCCTCCTCGCTGGCGTTCTCCATGGAGAAGCCTTCCACCACCACGTACTCCACGTGCTCCATGCTCGCGCGCCACAGCTGCGCCAGCACGTCCTCCGCGCCGCGCTCCGGCTCGGACAGGGCGATGAGCGTGAAGGTGGTCATCTCCTCCACCGTGAGACCCGGGCGGAAGATGAGCTGCCGGATGCCGTCGCGGAAGAACTTGTAGGGCAGCGGGGTGTCCTCGGAGAACAGCGACTCGCCGAGGAGCAGGAAGTTCTGTTGCTCCACCTTCATCGACAGGGGACCGAACTTGTCGGTGTAGGTGGCAATCGACTCGAGCGCCTTCCCGAGGAACTCCGGGAAGCGCGACTCGTTGTGGCGATACATCCCGATCTGCTTGATGCCCTTGAGCAGGTGGAAGGCGAACGTCTTCGCCAACTCAACCTTCTCACGTGCCTCAGGCGAAAGCTGGGGCTCCGCGTTGGATTCCTGGATGGCTTTAGGGGGGTGGGCCATGCTGTCACCCGAGCCTAACCCGATTTTGGACGGCCACCCAGGAGACGGTCCGTGGAAGTCTCATGGCTTGGGTGACGTCCGCGTGACGGGGCATGAGAATGACGGGGATTCCTGGTTGTGTTGCCAAATGCGTCATCCGCCGGAACGGGGCGACGTCCATGGCGCGGTGGCTGACGTGCTCGCTGCTGCTGGTTTCGTTGACGGGGTGTTTCCGGATGAGCCTCCGTTCCGGAGCGCCGCGCGGAGGAGCGCCCGACGAGCAGACCGGAGTGAGCCTGGTCGCCGGACTGACGACCTCGAACGTGGTGGCGCCGGAGTGCCAGCACGGCTTCTCCCGCGTGGATGTGTATTGGCCGTGGTGGAGCCCCGTCGTCTACGCGGCGACCTTCGGCATCGTCGCGCCGTTGCGCACGGAGTACGTGTGCGCGGAGGCCGCGGCGGCCGCTGGCTCCGTGCGGCCCGAGCCCGTGCCGTCCTCCCACTCGCCGCTCTGAGCGAGACGGCCCGGGTGGGTGCTCGCCGCCTCCTGGACGGGGTTTCAGGAGGCACGCCGCACCCGCTCTGGAAATGAGCGAGGCGGCGAGGATTGCTCCTCGCCGCCCCGGGTGTCTCAGCGGTGTTTCACCCGGCCCCCAGGAGGAGGCCCGGGCACGTGGCCTACGCCTCCTTCTGCGGCGGCGGTGACATGGCGGCGCTCTGGCCCTTGAGGGCGGAGCGCAGCAGGAACAGCGTCAGGCCGGCGAAGAAGAGCAGGCCCCAGAGGTTGGACCACAGCGGGTGGGCGTGCTCGCTCTCGCCCACCATGTTGAGGAAGCCGCCCAGGCCGCCCTGGTTGCCCAGCAGGGCAGGCAGGTTCAGCGCGCGGGTGCCTGCTCCGTCGGTGGCGATTTCCAGGAAGGCGATGAGCACGCCCGCGATGGAGCCACCGGCGATGAAACCGGAGGAGAGCAGCGTGCCCGGCGAGAAGTCGGACTCGCCGCCGCGGATGCGGTCCACGAAGTAGCGCACCATGCCGCCCACGAAGAGCGGCGCGCTGCTGCTGATGGGCAGGTACACGCCCACCGCGAAGGGCAGGGAGGACACGCCGCACAGCTCCAGCATCAGCGCGATGAACACGCCCAGGAGCACCAGGTCCCACGGCAGCTTCTGGGTGAGGATGCCGTCGATGATGAGAGAGAACAGCTGCGCCTTGGGCGCCGCGTAGCGCGTCAGTTGCTGGCCTTCATAGACGCTGATGCGGCCGCCGATGCCCGGGTCCACCACGTACTGGATGGTGTCGGACTCATCGAGCAGGTACTTGCCCGCGGGCACCGGCGTGTCCGCGCCGCGCACGTAGCCTTCCTTGTAGGTGCGCTTCGGGCCGTCCGTGACGGCGCCCAGGTCCGCCACCTTGATGGGGGCGCCGCTGGAGACGTTGAGCGTCACCGCGCCCAGGTCCTGCGAGGACACGTCGCGCCAGCTGCGCAGCTCCATCGCGCCGCTCTGCGTGTTCAGCTCGTAGCCCTGCGCCCAGACGGCCTTGCGCAGCGCCGCCTCGTCCAGGCCGCGGGCCGCCAGCGCGTCGGCGGAGACGGCCCAGGAGAAGGTGTGCTGGACGCGCGTCTCGTTGGAGAACTCCGTCACCTTCACGCCCGGGTGGGGCTCGGGGATGGTGACGGTGGCGCCGCGGTTGAGCGTCACCAGCACCAGGCCGATGAACATCGCGCTGGTGAGCACACCGACGAACAGCGCCAACTGCTGGCGCCGGGGCGTACCGCCCACCAGGAAGGCCGTCTTGAGGTCCTGCGCGGTGGTGCCGCCGTTGGACGCGGCGATGCCGACGATGGCCGCCGTGGTGAGGGCCATGAAGCGGTCCTCGGACGACGTCCAGCCCATGAGCAGGTACACGAGGCAGGTGATGAGCAGCGTGGCCACCACCATGCCGGAGATGGGGTTGGACGAACTGCCAATCTCACCGGTGATGCGCGCGCTCACCGTGACGAAGAAGAAGCCGAAGATGACGATGAGGATGGCGGAGATGAGGTTCACCTCCAGCGGCGGCGCCAGCCAGATGGCCAGCACCAGCAGCGCGCTGCCTCCCAGCACCACGGTGATGGGCAGGTCCTGCTCCGTGCGCAGCAGCTGCGGCATGGCGCCCTGGCCCCGCGACGCCTTCAGCGTCTCCAGGCTGCGCTTGAAGGCCCCGACGATGGTGGGCAGCGAGCGGATGAGGCTGATGAGACCGCCCGTCGCCACGGCGCCCGCGCCGATGTAGAGCACGTACGCATTGCGAATCTGGTCCGGCGACATGTCCCGGATGAGCTGGCCGTTGTGCATCAGCAGCGGCGTCTCCAGCCCGCTGCCGAAGAACGAGATGGCCGGGATGAGGATGAGGTAGCTCAGCACACCACCGGCGAAGGTGATGGCCGCCACGCGGGGGCCGATGATGTAGCCCACGCCCAGCAGCTCCGGGCTCACCTCGGTGGAGACGGTCGCGCTCTTGAGCCCCTGCAGCGGCGTGCTCAGGACCTCGCGGAACAGCTTCATGCCGGAGTAGGCGAGCTTGTAGACACCGCCCACGATGAAGCCGGTGATGACGGTGCGGGCGTTGGTGCCGCCCTGCTCGCCGACGATGAGCACGTCCGCGCTGGCGGTGCCCTCCGGGTAGGGCAGCCTGCCGTGCTCCTGGACGATGAGGCCCTGGCGCAGCGGAATCATCATCAGCACGCCGAGTACGCCGCCCAGCGCCGCCGTGAGGAAGGCGTGGGTGAGGCTGATGTCGTAGCCCAGGAGCAGCAGGGCGGGGAGCGCGGCGGCCACACCGAAGGCGAGCGACTCACCGGCCGAGCCCGTCGTCTGGACGATGGTGTTCTCCAGGATGCTGGAGTTGCCCAGGGCCCGGAAGATGGCGATGGAGAGCACCGCGACGGGAATGGACGCGGAGACCGTGAGGCCCACCTTGATGGCCAGGTACACGGACGAGGCGGCGAACACGATGCCCAACACCGAGCCGAGCACCAGGGCTCGCATCGTCATCTCCGCCGGAGACTTGTCGGGGGGGACGTACGGGGTATGGGCGACTGTCGCGAGTGTCTGCGCGACCGGGACGCGATCCTCGGAGATCGGCGGCGAACCGTGGGCCAAGCGGGGGGCTCCTTCAAAGGGAAACCGGCCCTTTCTAGCAGGCCCCCGGCTGGCGGTGAAACAACGCCCTCAAATGACAAGCGCCCCTGCCAGTAGGGCGGAGGCGCCTTGATGCGGGCTTGCCCCGGAATGCCGGGTCGCCGGGCCGGGTCAGTCCCGGCTCACTGCTGGGCGGCGACGGCCTCGGGGTCCACCTCGGCCATGAGCGCGGCCAGCTCCGACTTGAGCTTGTCCTTGGCGCGAATCTCCAACTGGCGGGCGCGCTCGCGCGAGAAGCCGAAGTGCTCACCCAGTTCCTTGAGCGTCATGGGGCGCTCGTTCATGACGCGTTGCTCGATGATGAAGCGCTCACGCGGATCCAGGCGCATCAGCGCGGTACGGACGCGGGCGTTGATGAGGCCCGCCTCCTCCTTGTCCGCGAACTCGTCGTCCTGCGGGGCCGCGGCGCTCACCACGAAGTCCACGTGGCTGTTGCCGCCGTCCTCGCCCATGGGCGCGTCCAGCGACAGGTCCCGGCCCCCCATGCGCTGCTCCATCTCCCGCACCTCGCCCGGCTTCACGTGGAGCCGGCGGGCGATGTCATCCACGTTCACCGCGGCGTCACCGCTGCCAAACTTCTCCAGCTCGCGGCGCGTGCGGGCCAGACTGAAGAACAGCTTCCGCTGCGCCTGGGTGGTCCCCAGCTTCACGAGCGACCAGCTCTTGAGGATGTAGTTCTGGATGTACGCGCGAATCCACCACACCGCGTAGGAGATGAGGCGGATGCCCTTGTCCGGATCGAACTTCTGCACGGCCTTCATCAGGCCGATGTTCCCCTCCTGGATGAGGTCCGACATCTTGATGCCGTATGAGCGGTACTCATAGGCGACCTTCACCACGAAGCGCAGGTTGGCGGTCACCATCCGGTGCCCGGCCGCCAGGTCGCCCTTGAGGAAGCGGCGCGCGAGCTCCTGCTCCTCCTCCACCTTGAGGAGGGAGTAGTGGTTGATCTCCGAGAGGTACATCGCCAGGGAGCCGGAGTTGGACGACTGCTCGGTGGATGCCTGCATGAATGATTTCTCCGCCGGTGGGCCTCACGGGAGGCCGGGATGGATGGATTTCGTCTGACGACGTGACGAAGGGAACTTGAGCAACAGAAATGCCAACCTGCCCCGAAGGGCCATTCCCAATGTCTGCGAGGGGTTGGCGTGCTCCAGCGGCGCATACAGCGCCGCAATCCTGTAACCGTTACGTCGCACCGGCATGAATCGCCGGATGCGCTAGCTGTAGGAGCTTCAGAACTGTTCGCATTCAAGCCTCCCGGGGGCTGCGCAGGGCCGTGCTCCCTGTGAGGGCGCGGCCATTGGAGCGATGCCCGTCACACGACGTGGCCGCCCGCGGGAAAAGGCGTAACGACGCCTCAGGCCGCTGACACACCCGGGCCGCCGGCACGCGCGGTGGGCGGCCTGGCGGCCAGGCGCGAGGACCGAGGTCCGGGTGTCAGGAAGCGCGCGCTTGGGGCGGGCGAGTACCCTCGCTGGCGACGTGCTGGGACTCCGTGAGAACAGCGCGTCTCAAGTCCGTCAGCAGCCGCGTCGCCTCTCCCTGCTGGAGCGGGCGACCGCCAAAGCGGGCTTCCAGGTAGCGCCGGGTGACGGGCGTCAGGGCGGGGGACAGCGGGTGCCGCTCCCGGGCGAGCCGAGCGTCCAGTGCTTCCAATGTTTCACCGTCGACGCGTGTGATTCGCGCGGAGGCGAGCTGCGCCTCCACCGCGTCCACGAAGCGCGTGGCCTCCAAGGGCCGCTCACGCGACAGGAACTGCGTCAGCAACCGCCAGGCGGTATAGGCCGCGGCGGCCGCGAGCAGCGCGGCACCAAAGGCCCGGGGGGGCGGCGCGCGGCTGGCCGGCTCGTCCTTCTTCGGGACCTCGTGCGAGCGAGTGAGCGAGCGGACGACCGTCAGTTGATCGCGGAAGTTGTAGTCCAGGACGACGTCACGCCACTGCGACTCCACGATTTCATAGAAGTTGATGAGCTGCTCCAGCAGGCGAGGGGACTGGCTCGCGCGGTGGGCCGGCGGCGTCGCGTCCACGGTGATGAAGCCGCGCCCTGGCACCAGCACGTGCGTCCAGGCATGCGCATCACCCGCGCGGACCACGTAGCCACCCGTCACGCGCTCGCCGCCGAAGAAGCCGGTGGCCAGCCGCGCCCGCATGCCCTGGGTGCGCAGCATCAACGTGAGCGCGGTGGCGAAGTGCTCGCAGTGTCCCTGCTTGCGCTGGAAGAGGAAGTCGGCGACCGGGTCCGGCACGTCGCCGCTCAACTCCAGCGTGTAGCTGTATTCGCGTTGCAGCCACGCGGACAGCTTCCGCGCGGCGGCCAGCGGGTCGCGTTCGCCATTCAGCACCCGCGCGGCTGTCTGGCCGACGCGGACGTCCAGCCCCTCCGGCAGCGACAGCAGGGCGTCCTGCTCCTCCGGGGGCAGGTCCTGGACGTCGTCGCCGCTGGCGCCGGGCGGGAGGCTGTAGGCCTCATATGAATAGGAGATGCCGGAGTCGCGGAAGCGCACCTCGCCGCCGCCCAGTTCGTGGATTTGCGTGCGCCGGGAGCCCACCTGCGTGTTGGCCACGGCGTTGCCCAGCCGCGAGGGCGTCTCCAGCGCCACCAGCGTGCGCGCGCCGTACGCGGGCATCAGCTCCACGTGCTGGTGGACCAGGTTCTCCTGGCCCGGCCGCAGCGTCGTCATGAACTCGGAGCCGTTGCTGGTGGCGCGCGCGTTGGACCACTCCATGCCGTCGAAGACGTCATAGGTGCGGCCCACCCAGTAGGCGTCGAGCGTTTCCTTCTCCGGGTCCGGGGTCAGGGTGGCGCGCAGCACGATGCGCGGGTTGCCCTTGATGGTGCCCGCGCCGCCCAGGCGCACGGTGTTGGAGAATCCCGCGGTGGCCACGCCCAGGCCGGGCGAGGCGCTGGGGCCAATCATGTTCCAGTTGAGGCGGGGGAAGAGGATGAAGAAGGCCACCGCGCCCACCACGGCGAAGCCCACGCCCGTGGCCAGCGGGCCCATCACCGCGCGCACCGGCACCGGTTCGCCTTCGGGGACCGCGGACTCCACCACGCCCAGCGCCAGGGCGATGCTGGCCAGCACGCCGAAGACAATCAGGAAGAGGCCGTAGACGAGCTCGCCGGAGAGCGCCGCGCCGCCCGCCACCATCAACAGGCCGGACAGGTGGACCTGGCCGTCGGTGGCCGCGTCCGGCGTGGACAGCAGACGCTGCGCGGAGATGAGGCCAGCGAAGGCACAGGCCGCCACCACCAGGTTGAGCGAGCCCGCGAGCACGTTCGTGCCCAGCGTCAGCGCCACGGCCAGCAGCAGCAGCGCGGTGAGCTTCACCCGGTTGGCGAAGGGGCGCCACCCCGCCAGCGCGGCCACCTGGGCCACGCCGTAGAGGACCAGCGACCAGATGGGGAGCTGGCCCGACACCGCCATGGAGGCGAAGGCGGACCCGGAGCCCAGGTCTCGCAGCACCAGCCTCAGCCGCGTGCCCTTCCTCATGCCGCCTCCTCGCCACCGCGAGGGCGCTCGTGTCCCAGCCACGCCAGCGCCCGCAGCAGGCGCCGCTCCTGGGCCGCGCCCGCGGCGGGCCGGATGCGGTCCTCCGGCGTGTCCAGGCCCACCTCGTGACCTTCCTCGATGAGCCGGTGGGCCAGGGCGGCCACTTCCTCGCAGCGGCGCTCGAGCGCCTCCGCGTCGAGTCCGTCCGCCACCGAAAGCACGAAGGTGCGCCGCTCCTCGTGCTCGCGCTCCACGCGCAGCAGCTTCCCGGCGGAGGCGCTCTTCATCCAGTGGATGCGCCGGGCGTCCTCACCCGGCGCCAGCTCGCGCAGGCCGCTCAGGTCCCCATTGCCGTCATTGCGGCGGGGGTTGCCCGCGTCACCCACGGGGCCTTGCTCCGGCGCGCCCGGGTCCTGGCAGGCGTAGGTCCGCCGCGGGTAGATGAGCAGCGTGTTTTCCAGCGGAAAGGTGCGCGTCTTGGCGAACAGCCCCAGCGGCCAGGTGGTGGTGACACGAACGCCCGTGAGCAGCACGGGCCCACGCTGGGGCGCGGTGAGGTCCGCTCGCACGACGTGGTCCACGCCCGCGGGCAGGTAACCCACGCCGCCCGCGCCGGTGAGCGGCGAGTCCGCCTCCGACAGCGTGAGGGCGAAGGCGTGGCCCTGGCCGCGGGAGATGGCCCACCGGAAGGCGAAGGGCTCCTGGGCGAAGGCCGCGTCCGCGCCCACGCGCCGCACCGACAGATAGCGCAGGCAGCGCTCGGACAGGACGCCCGACACCACCACCATGCTCAGCAGCAGGCCCAGCAGCAGGTAGAGGAGGTTGTTGCCGGTGTTGAGCGCACCCAGGCCCACGCCGAACGTCACCACCAGATAGGTGCGTCCGATGCGCGTCACCCTGAGGGTGCGCGGCGGGCGGAGCCGCGAGCGAAGCCGTGCCCACCATGACGGCAGCCGGGGCTTCACCGGGGCGCCGGGACCTTTCGGGCAATCTCCTCCAGAAGGTGCGCCGCCTCGTCGCGCGCGGACACGCCCTGCACGGCGCTGCGCAGCATGATGCGGTGGGCCCAGCAGGGCACCAGCGCCGCGCGGACGTCACCGGGCGTGGCGAAGTCCCGGGCGTCCCACAGCGCGTGGGCCCGTGCGGCCGCGCCCAGCGCGAGCACCGCGCGGGTGGAGGCGCCTCGCTCCAGGTCGCCGTGCGAGCGCGTGGCCGTGGCCAGCCGCACCACGTAGTCCGCGACCGACGCGTCCAACCGCAGCGCCGCGGCGAACGAGCGCAGGGACGCCAGCTCCTCGGGCTCGGAGACGGTCTCCACCGCGTCCAGCGGCGGTGTGCCGTCGCGGGTGACGAGCAGCCCGGCCTCCACTTCCGGCGTCGGGTGGCCCAGGGACATGCGCACCATGAATCGGTCCAGCTGCGAGTCCGGCAGCGGGTAGGTGCCGGAGAAGTCCACCGGGTTCTGCGTGGCCACCACCGTGAAGGGCGCGGGCAGCGCGTGCGTGGCGCCGTCCAGGGAGACCTGGCCCTGGGCCATGGCCTCCAGCAGCGCGGACTGGGTGCGCGGCGGGGCGCGGTTCAGCTCATCCGCCAGCACCAGCTGCCGGAAGAGGGGACCGGGACGGAACTGGAAGGTGGCCGTCTGCGCGTGGAAGACCTGGGCGCCCAGCACGTCGGCGGGCATCAGGTCCGCGGTGAACTGGACGCGGGCGAAGCTCAGGCCACAGGCCTTGGCCAGGGCCTCGGCGAGCGTCGTCTTGCCCACGCCCGGGACGTCCTCCAGCAGCACGTGGCCGCCGGCGACCAGGGACGTCACCACGAGCTGGAGTTGGGAGGATTTTCCCTGCACCGCGCGGCCCAGCTGGGTGGCGATGCGTTCCATCGCCGAGCGCGCGTTTGCGGGGGAAGGCACCGGGGAGAGGGCGCGGGCAGGCTGGTTCATCTGCCTCCACTGTAGCCGACTCCCTCGATTGCCAACACGCTTCGCGTCCGGGCTTGCAGCGCGGACGCTCCCTCCCTCCCGAGGCGGCGAAGTACCTACGCCAGGAAGACGTCCTCGGGCGTGTAGTAGGCAGGGCGCGGCGACGTCCCTGTGCCCACACCGAAGTACCGGAACATCCGCTCGTGGTGAGTGGCCAGGCCGCGCAGTTGGACGGGGCGCTCCACCAGGCCTCGCGTCAGGACTCCCACGGCGCTGTCCTTGAACTCCCGCAGGTGGGCGAAGTCCAGTACGACCTCACACCCACTCAGGGCGCTCAGAGAGGTCCGGACCTCTTCCGCCGTCTTGCCGTCCAGCGTGCCTTCCAGTCGCAGCGTCACGGAACCTGCGGACTCCTCACGGTGGATCTGTAGCCCCGACATTGCTGTGCTCTCCAAGTTGGCGCGGAGCCTTGGTTGGAGCGTCATCGCTTCCGTCCTTCCACGGAGGACCCGTGGGGTTCTCCCGCCCGGCGCACAGTGCACAGGGTTCGCGCGTTTGGTTACCCCCCACATCGCAACTTTCTCGCGACTGTCGTGCAGCCGTCGCATGGCTTGTTGCTCAGCGCTCAGCTCTTCTGGCCATTCGTCTTCTGGGCCTCTCGCAGAGTGAGCTGCTTCTCCTGAGCGGCCTTCAGCTTGCGGAATTCCTTCACGACCTTGGCGGGGTAGCCGGCCAGGAACTTCGTGCGCGCTTCCTTCTTGGCCAGGATGCGGCGGGCCAGCCCGGGGCCGGCGTTGTAGGCGACCAGGGCCTTCTCCACGGTGCCGAAGCGCTGGATGAGGTCCGCCAGGTACGCGGTCCCCAGCTCCACGTTGGTCTCCGAGTCGAAGAGGTTGCTGGTGCGGCCCAGTTGCAGGCCGGCCTTGTCCGCCAGCCAGGTGCCGGTGTCCGGCATCACCTGCATCAGGCCCATGGCCCCGACGTGGGAGACCGCGTAGTTGTTGAAGGAACTCTCGCAGCGGATCACTGCCACCACCAGGAGCGGGTCGATGTCGTTGCGAGCCGCCTCGCGGACGATGGCCACCGCCAGCCGGCGCTGCTGCCGGGCGGGGAGCCCAGAGGCCTTCACCATCTCCGTGATGCCCAGGGCCTCGGCCTCGGCGTAGTGGGCCTCATCCTCGTAGAGGTGCAGCTTCGCCAGGGTCGCCTTCAACTCGGCGTCGCGCTCGGCCAGTTTCGCGCGCAGCTCCGTCACCTCCGGCCCCTCGCCCTGGGCGCCATCCGGCACCTGCACCGGAAACGCGACCGCCCCCGTCCCCACCATCCAAGCCGCCACCGCCACCGTCCAACCCCTCATCCCACCCCTCCTGGCGCCGCCGTGCCGCTCGCGCCCCGTGCACTCATCTCGTACGGATGTACTGACCTGCCGACGGAGCAACGCCTAAGCAGCCCGCGTGCCAGAGGTCGCACGTGGCGTGTTTCTCCTTAAGAGCGCCCACGAATTTGCCGTCTCTGGCGCGCTGGATTCCCCGGCGGAACTGAAAAAATGCCCGGCTGGGGAAGTGCCGTTCCCAACGGGTGACTGTGAAAAGGACCGGGTTGCCCGTCCGGGTTCCTGTTCCTAGGTTTGCCCGCGCCAGGCTGTGGTGCGTGTGGAGGTGCGGCGTGTACTGGACGATGGGAATCATCCTGTTGGTGTTGTGGGGGCTGGGGCTGACCACCGGCTCCACCGAGGGTTACTGGGTCCACCTGCTGCTGCTGTTCGCGATGGTGGCGCTCTTGCTGGCGGTGGTGTCTCAGGGCCGCCGGGCGGCCTCGGCATGAGGCGCGGGGCGCCCGAGGTGACGGGGGTGGAGCTGCCCCGGGACTCCGTGGGCTTCACGCGCCGCGAGTGCCCGGAGTGTCAGCGGCCCTTCAAGACGCGTCCGGGGCCCATGGACTCGCGCGCGGTGCTGCACAAGCTCCTGGGCTTCTACCCCTTCGAGAATGCCCACGAGTGCGTGGAGGGCATTCCCGTCTGGGGCTGCCCGTACTGCGGCTACCGCGCGGAAGCGGACGCCTTTCTCACGCCCGCCCAGCAGGGGCACCTGGAGGCCGTGGCGCGCGGCTGGGCCAACCACGTGCGGTACGAGCAGCTGGCGCACGTGGCGCGCACGCTGTCCGTCAACCCCAGGCCGACGTTCGTTGCGGTGGAGCCGGAGGCCCTGCCGGGCCCCATGGAGCCAGAGCCGGACGAGCTGCTGCGCGTCATGCCCATGCTCTGTTGTGGCGAAGAGGTGAAGGTCATCTGGGAGTGGGACCAGGCACTCCACTGCTTCTCCTGCGGCGCGCGGCATGATCCGATGAGCGGCCGCCAGCAGGTGGAGCTGCGCTTCGTCTCGGAGTAGCGCCCGGGGTGGACGCGGGCGGGCGGTGACGGCAGGCTGGAGGGGACATGACGTGGGTCTCCCCCCGGGCCATGCTCGCGTGCCTGCTCTTGGCCGCGGGCGCCGCCGCCGCGCACGACGCCGACATCCTCTATATTGAAGCGCACCGCGCCCGGGCCGAGGCACCCGAGGTCCGTCAGATTCTGACGATGACGCCGGAGACGCTGGCCTTGCTCCTGGCCGACGCGGATGGGGGCTCGCTCCTCACGCGGCATGGACTGGACGCGCGGCGTGACGCCATCGCCACCGACATCTGGGATGCGATGCCGCTGGCTTCCGGAGGGTTGCCGTGCGTGCGGACCGCGCACGCCACGGCGCCGAGGCAGTCCTTCGTGGAACTGTCCGCCACCTTCACGTGCCCGCCGGGTGGAATGCGCCAGCGCTTCCGGGTGCTGACGCGGCTGCCGCCGGAGTACCGGGTGATTCTGGGCAGTGTGAGGGAAGGGGAGGTTCCTGGTGCCGTGTTCGCGGATGCCACGCGGCCGGAAGTGGACGTCCCGGAAGGCGGACGCGGCACGCCGCTGCTGAGCCGCTTCGCGGGCTGGGTGGGCC
This portion of the Myxococcus xanthus genome encodes:
- a CDS encoding STAS domain-containing protein, translating into MSGLQIHREESAGSVTLRLEGTLDGKTAEEVRTSLSALSGCEVVLDFAHLREFKDSAVGVLTRGLVERPVQLRGLATHHERMFRYFGVGTGTSPRPAYYTPEDVFLA
- a CDS encoding lytic transglycosylase domain-containing protein codes for the protein MRGWTVAVAAWMVGTGAVAFPVQVPDGAQGEGPEVTELRAKLAERDAELKATLAKLHLYEDEAHYAEAEALGITEMVKASGLPARQQRRLAVAIVREAARNDIDPLLVVAVIRCESSFNNYAVSHVGAMGLMQVMPDTGTWLADKAGLQLGRTSNLFDSETNVELGTAYLADLIQRFGTVEKALVAYNAGPGLARRILAKKEARTKFLAGYPAKVVKEFRKLKAAQEKQLTLREAQKTNGQKS
- a CDS encoding lmo0937 family membrane protein gives rise to the protein MYWTMGIILLVLWGLGLTTGSTEGYWVHLLLLFAMVALLLAVVSQGRRAASA
- a CDS encoding HupE/UreJ family protein — translated: MTWVSPRAMLACLLLAAGAAAAHDADILYIEAHRARAEAPEVRQILTMTPETLALLLADADGGSLLTRHGLDARRDAIATDIWDAMPLASGGLPCVRTAHATAPRQSFVELSATFTCPPGGMRQRFRVLTRLPPEYRVILGSVREGEVPGAVFADATRPEVDVPEGGRGTPLLSRFAGWVGLGVRHIFEGVDHLAFLLAVLLVGGGWRRVLLLVTSFTVAHSLTLGAAALGWVVLDGVQARWVEAAIAASIIYVAVENLVLREHRHRVLVTFLFGLIHGFGFAGVLAGYGLGESVVTALLGFNVGVELGQAVVVAVLLPVLRMVQRRPALHTRAVRGLSIGILAAGGYWMVERALG